A part of Microbacterium atlanticum genomic DNA contains:
- a CDS encoding DUF3093 family protein codes for MQNSARHAGATGGYRERLGPSLWILVAAALAAPMVALVLTPVDTTIALVIGVAVGVLLVGILIGAAPVVEVRDGELRAGRAHIGVEFLGAPAVHTGEEARHARGAGLDPRSWHLIRGGIDGVVVVPVTDTDDPTTAWVISSRTPDRLAAAVRRAQLRRSTQSR; via the coding sequence ATGCAGAACTCAGCGCGTCACGCCGGAGCGACCGGCGGCTACCGCGAGCGGCTCGGCCCCTCGCTGTGGATCCTGGTGGCGGCGGCGCTGGCCGCGCCGATGGTGGCCCTCGTGCTGACTCCCGTCGACACCACGATCGCCCTCGTCATCGGCGTCGCCGTCGGGGTGCTGCTCGTCGGCATCCTGATCGGTGCCGCGCCCGTCGTCGAGGTGCGCGACGGCGAGCTGCGGGCGGGGCGCGCCCACATCGGGGTCGAATTCCTCGGTGCGCCCGCGGTGCACACGGGCGAGGAAGCCCGCCATGCCCGGGGAGCCGGTCTGGACCCACGGTCGTGGCATCTGATCCGAGGGGGGATCGACGGCGTCGTCGTGGTGCCCGTCACCGACACCGACGACCCGACGACCGCGTGGGTGATCTCCTCGCGGACGCCGGATCGTCTTGCCGCAGCGGTGCGGCGGGCTCAGCTCAGGCGGAGCACTCAGAGCAGATAG
- a CDS encoding DNA gyrase/topoisomerase IV subunit A — MPASRTDSAPADHGRIEDVDVSSEMQTSFLEYAYSVIYSRALPDARDGLKPVQRRILFQMADMGLRPDRGHVKSARVVGEVMGKLHPHGDAPIYDALVRLAQPFSLRVPLVDGHGNFGSLDDGPAAPRYTEARLAPPALALTENLDEDVVDFIPNYDGQFQQPEVLPAAFPNLLVNGTTGIAVGMATNMAPHNLIEVVGAATHLLENPDATVEELMEFVPGPDLPGGGIIVGLDGIKDAYTNGRGSFRTRAKVSIESLGPRRTGLVVTELPYLVGPERVIEKIKDAVTAKKLQGISDVTDLTDRHKGLRLVIGIKTGFDPQAVLEHLYRLTPLEDSFGINNVALVDGQPQTLGLRELLRVYLDHRISVVTRRSRYRLARRNERLHLVEGLLIAILDIDEVIQVIRTSDDGEQARGRLMNVFDLSEPQAEYILELRLRRLTKFSRIELEAERDNLKREIAELEELLGSDILLRARVAKELDAAAETFGTPRRTLLLNGGPVQPRSRAAAAPADLQIADAPCRVFLSATGRMVRAELVADAPGGGVVAPARRSKHDAIRSAVDTTTRGDLGAVTSRGRLIRFSPVDLPSVPGNSVQLAAGTRGDQYLGLSGGEHVVAIVPLDGSPPIALGTAQGVVKRVAAGELGSKHDIEIIALKEGDRVVGAAPASDGAELVFVASDAQLLRFDASSVRPQGRSAGGMAGMRLADDAQVIAFDVVGPSEFDAVVVTVAGSTTAIPGTDAGSAKVSLFSEFPAKGRATGGVRAQRFLKGEDAINLAWVGTEPRAVGPDGSVRTLPASGAKRDASGTALDGVIGAIGTGIR, encoded by the coding sequence ATGCCCGCTTCCCGCACCGACTCCGCACCCGCCGATCACGGGCGCATCGAGGACGTCGACGTCTCTTCCGAGATGCAGACGTCGTTCCTCGAGTACGCCTACTCGGTCATCTACTCGCGCGCGCTGCCCGACGCACGCGACGGCCTGAAGCCGGTGCAGCGGCGCATCCTCTTCCAGATGGCCGACATGGGACTGCGCCCCGACCGCGGGCACGTCAAGAGCGCGCGCGTCGTGGGCGAGGTGATGGGAAAGCTCCACCCGCACGGCGATGCGCCCATCTACGACGCCCTCGTGCGTCTCGCCCAGCCGTTCTCGCTGCGCGTGCCGCTCGTGGACGGGCACGGCAACTTCGGCTCGCTCGACGACGGGCCGGCCGCGCCCCGCTACACCGAGGCGCGCCTCGCACCGCCGGCCCTCGCGCTCACCGAGAACCTCGACGAGGACGTCGTCGACTTCATTCCGAACTACGACGGTCAGTTCCAGCAGCCGGAGGTGCTGCCGGCCGCCTTCCCGAATCTCCTCGTCAACGGGACCACGGGCATCGCGGTGGGCATGGCGACCAACATGGCGCCGCACAATCTGATCGAGGTCGTCGGCGCCGCCACCCACCTGCTCGAGAACCCCGACGCGACCGTCGAAGAGCTCATGGAGTTCGTCCCCGGCCCGGACCTGCCGGGCGGCGGCATCATCGTCGGACTCGACGGCATCAAGGACGCCTACACGAACGGCCGGGGCAGCTTCCGCACGCGGGCGAAGGTCTCCATCGAATCGTTGGGGCCGCGCCGCACCGGACTCGTCGTCACCGAGCTGCCGTACCTCGTGGGCCCCGAGCGCGTCATCGAGAAGATCAAGGACGCCGTCACCGCGAAGAAGCTCCAGGGCATCTCCGACGTCACCGACCTGACCGACCGCCACAAGGGGCTCCGCCTCGTGATCGGCATCAAGACGGGGTTCGATCCGCAGGCCGTCCTCGAGCACCTCTACCGGCTGACGCCGCTGGAGGACTCGTTCGGCATCAACAACGTCGCCCTGGTCGACGGCCAGCCGCAGACCCTCGGCCTGCGCGAGCTGCTGCGCGTCTACCTCGATCACCGCATCAGCGTGGTCACCCGCCGCAGCCGGTATCGCCTCGCGCGGCGCAACGAGCGCCTCCACCTGGTCGAGGGCCTGCTCATCGCGATCCTCGACATCGACGAGGTCATCCAGGTCATCCGCACTTCCGACGACGGCGAGCAGGCGCGCGGCCGCCTCATGAACGTCTTCGATCTCTCCGAGCCGCAGGCCGAGTACATCCTCGAGCTGCGGCTTCGGCGCCTGACGAAGTTCTCCCGCATCGAGCTGGAGGCCGAGCGCGACAACCTCAAGCGCGAGATCGCCGAGCTCGAGGAGCTCCTCGGCAGCGACATCCTGCTGCGCGCGCGGGTCGCGAAGGAGCTGGATGCCGCGGCCGAGACCTTCGGGACACCGCGACGCACGCTCCTCCTCAACGGCGGTCCGGTTCAGCCGCGTTCGCGGGCGGCCGCGGCGCCGGCGGATCTGCAGATCGCCGACGCGCCGTGCCGAGTCTTCCTGTCGGCGACCGGACGTATGGTGCGCGCCGAGCTCGTCGCCGACGCGCCGGGCGGTGGCGTCGTGGCGCCCGCCCGCCGGTCCAAGCACGACGCGATCCGCTCGGCGGTCGACACGACGACCCGAGGAGACCTCGGCGCCGTCACGAGCCGCGGCCGGCTCATCCGCTTCTCGCCGGTCGACCTGCCGTCGGTGCCGGGCAACTCGGTGCAACTGGCCGCGGGGACCCGCGGCGACCAGTACCTCGGGCTCAGCGGCGGCGAGCACGTCGTCGCCATCGTGCCGCTGGACGGCTCCCCGCCCATCGCGCTGGGCACGGCTCAGGGCGTCGTGAAGCGCGTCGCGGCGGGCGAGCTCGGCAGCAAGCACGACATCGAGATCATCGCGCTGAAGGAGGGCGACCGCGTGGTCGGGGCCGCGCCCGCCTCCGACGGCGCCGAGCTCGTGTTCGTGGCCAGCGACGCCCAGCTCCTGCGCTTCGACGCCTCGTCGGTGCGCCCACAGGGCCGCTCGGCCGGGGGTATGGCCGGCATGCGTCTCGCCGACGACGCCCAGGTCATCGCCTTCGACGTCGTGGGGCCGTCCGAGTTCGACGCCGTCGTGGTCACGGTCGCCGGATCGACCACGGCGATCCCCGGCACCGACGCCGGAAGCGCCAAGGTGTCGCTGTTCAGCGAGTTCCCGGCGAAGGGACGCGCGACCGGCGGGGTTCGGGCTCAGCGGTTCCTCAAGGGAGAGGACGCGATCAACCTCGCCTGGGTCGGCACCGAGCCACGCGCGGTCGGTCCGGATGGCTCGGTCAGGACCCTGCCCGCGTCCGGAGCCAAGCGCGACGCCTCGGGCACCGCGCTCGACGGCGTGATCGGGGCGATCGGCACCGGCATCCGCTGA
- the dut gene encoding dUTP diphosphatase: MTETVDVPIIASDVPAYAHPGDAGADLVAAEAVRLEPGARALVGTGVRIALPEGHVAFVVPRSGLAAKHGITIVNAPGTIDAGYRGEIKVILLNTDREHAHEIAVGDRVAQLIVMPVPRAVFIPVESLPDSVRGEGGFGSTGYQKDGVLA; the protein is encoded by the coding sequence GTGACTGAAACGGTGGACGTCCCCATTATCGCCTCCGACGTCCCGGCGTACGCCCACCCGGGCGACGCGGGTGCGGACCTCGTCGCCGCCGAGGCGGTGCGCCTGGAGCCCGGCGCCCGGGCTCTCGTCGGCACCGGCGTGCGCATCGCCCTTCCCGAGGGTCACGTCGCCTTCGTGGTCCCGCGCAGCGGCCTGGCCGCCAAGCACGGCATCACGATCGTCAACGCCCCCGGCACGATCGACGCCGGATACCGCGGCGAGATCAAGGTCATCCTCCTCAACACCGACCGGGAGCATGCGCACGAGATCGCCGTCGGCGACCGGGTCGCGCAGCTCATCGTGATGCCGGTGCCCCGCGCCGTGTTCATCCCGGTGGAGAGCCTGCCCGACAGCGTGCGCGGCGAGGGCGGTTTCGGCTCCACCGGCTACCAGAAGGACGGAGTCCTGGCATGA
- a CDS encoding alkaline phosphatase family protein: MSLSLPADPPRARSLTRVVTEMSAALAGGSEWFAPARSAIVWVLDGLGSHNLAARAGHARFLSEARTKRDIARTVFPSTTAAALPSLLTGVQPGQHGIVGYRARVPGTDDVVNQLRGWDTDGLPLSFQRATPLSAALGRPFFAVSREEYRNTGFTVATLGDAEFHGADDLGDRVRIAADLAARHPGSLVYLYAPDLDAVGHRRGWESDDWVATLEYVDAAARTLASAVDRGTGVVVTSDHGMIDVPRHRHVLLDDGPLLDGVRLIGGEPRMLHLYAEPGQADTVLDRWRESEGSRSWVASRTELEASGLIGDVAPEVRERIGDVLVAARSGIAYYDDRLADKAPQKMIGQHGSLTDEERVVPLIRLGAFA, from the coding sequence ATGTCCCTCAGCCTACCCGCGGACCCGCCTCGCGCCCGGAGCCTCACCCGTGTCGTGACCGAGATGTCGGCGGCGCTGGCGGGGGGTTCGGAGTGGTTCGCGCCCGCTCGCAGCGCCATCGTGTGGGTGCTCGACGGGCTGGGGTCGCACAACCTCGCGGCCCGCGCCGGCCACGCGAGGTTCCTCTCGGAGGCCAGGACGAAGAGGGACATCGCGCGCACGGTGTTCCCGTCCACCACCGCGGCCGCTCTCCCGAGCCTCCTGACCGGCGTGCAGCCGGGGCAGCACGGCATCGTCGGATACCGTGCCCGCGTTCCCGGGACGGACGACGTCGTCAACCAGCTCCGCGGGTGGGACACCGACGGCTTGCCGCTGTCGTTCCAGCGGGCGACTCCGCTCTCCGCGGCGCTCGGCCGGCCCTTCTTCGCCGTCTCGCGCGAGGAGTACCGGAACACGGGCTTCACCGTCGCCACCCTCGGCGACGCGGAGTTCCACGGCGCCGACGACCTCGGGGACCGGGTGAGGATCGCGGCCGACCTCGCGGCGCGGCATCCGGGCTCTCTGGTGTACCTCTACGCGCCGGATCTGGACGCGGTCGGGCACCGGCGCGGCTGGGAGTCCGACGACTGGGTCGCGACGCTGGAGTACGTCGATGCCGCCGCGCGCACCCTCGCATCCGCTGTCGACCGAGGCACCGGGGTCGTGGTCACCTCCGATCACGGCATGATCGACGTGCCGCGCCACCGGCACGTCCTGCTGGACGACGGCCCGCTGCTGGACGGGGTGCGCCTGATCGGGGGCGAGCCTCGCATGCTCCATCTCTACGCCGAGCCGGGGCAGGCCGACACCGTGCTCGACCGGTGGCGGGAGTCCGAGGGCTCCCGGTCGTGGGTGGCCTCGCGCACTGAGCTGGAGGCCTCCGGTCTGATCGGTGACGTGGCCCCCGAGGTGCGGGAGCGCATCGGCGATGTGCTGGTCGCCGCACGCTCGGGCATCGCGTACTACGACGACCGACTCGCCGACAAGGCGCCCCAGAAGATGATCGGGCAGCACGGCTCGCTGACCGACGAGGAGCGCGTGGTGCCGCTCATCAGGCTCGGCGCCTTCGCGTAG
- a CDS encoding DUF3159 domain-containing protein — translation MSDAPRPDDASGRPAADGGGDEGTDAPPSASEVLGAALGGAARRAGLDPAEGRSTGHVVWAAMGGWRGILESVLPGVVFLVAWTATYNPAPDARSGNLLLSLGLSVGLAAVFTIVRLIQRQSASAAIGGLVAAAAAAALSLWTGRGEDSFVPGFLTNTLYGTAFLVSALVGWPLIGLAVGFLMGEGTAWRADRRKRRVFFWLSIAWAGLFALRLVVQLPLYFAGDVTALGTLKLIMGLPLFAPLVAVTWLAVRALYPSARK, via the coding sequence GTGAGCGACGCCCCGCGCCCGGACGACGCATCGGGCCGCCCCGCCGCAGATGGCGGAGGAGACGAGGGGACGGATGCCCCGCCTTCGGCCTCCGAGGTCCTCGGCGCCGCCCTCGGCGGCGCCGCACGCCGTGCCGGCCTCGATCCCGCCGAGGGGAGGAGCACCGGGCACGTCGTGTGGGCAGCGATGGGCGGCTGGCGCGGCATCCTCGAATCGGTCCTCCCGGGCGTCGTCTTCCTCGTCGCGTGGACCGCGACGTACAACCCCGCTCCCGACGCGCGCTCCGGGAACCTGCTGCTGAGCCTCGGACTGTCGGTCGGCCTCGCCGCGGTGTTCACCATCGTGCGGCTGATCCAGCGCCAGTCCGCCAGCGCGGCGATCGGCGGCCTGGTGGCCGCCGCGGCCGCCGCGGCGCTGTCGCTGTGGACCGGTCGGGGGGAGGACAGCTTCGTCCCCGGGTTCCTCACCAACACGCTCTACGGGACCGCATTCCTGGTGTCGGCTCTGGTCGGCTGGCCGCTGATCGGCCTGGCGGTGGGGTTCCTGATGGGGGAGGGCACGGCGTGGCGCGCCGACCGGCGCAAGCGGCGCGTCTTCTTCTGGCTCTCCATCGCGTGGGCAGGGCTGTTCGCACTGCGGCTGGTCGTGCAGCTGCCGCTGTACTTCGCGGGCGACGTCACGGCGCTCGGCACACTCAAGCTCATCATGGGCCTGCCGTTGTTCGCGCCGCTCGTCGCGGTCACGTGGCTCGCCGTCCGCGCGCTCTACCCTTCCGCCCGGAAGTGA
- a CDS encoding aconitate hydratase, whose translation MSTVDSFGAKSTLTVGSTDYEIFRIDTVAGYEKLPFSLKVLLENLLRTEDGANVTAEQIRALGSWNPDAEPDTEIQFTPARVVMQDFTGVPCIVDLATMREAVTALGGDPNRINPLSPAEMVIDHSVIADLFGREDALERNVEIEYERNGERYQFLRWGQTAFDDFKVVPPGTGIVHQVNIEHLAKVVYDREVNGVLRAYPDTCVGTDSHTTMVNGLGVLGWGVGGIEAEAAMLGQPVSMLIPRVVGFKLTGSIPAGVTATDVVLTITDMLRKHGVVGKFVEFYGEGVASVPLANRATIGNMSPEFGSTAAMFPIDDVTLDYLRLTGRDEDAVALVEAYAKEQSLWHDPARELVFSEYMELDLGTVVPSIAGPKRPQDRILLSEAKSQFEKDIVNYATASTSDDIVDLESKHSFPASDPGAVPGEEEPTTRPVHINSGAPASASKPVKVTTPDGEAYILDNGAVTLAAITSCTNTSNPSVMIAAGLLAKKAVDKGLKRKPWVKTTLGPGSKVVTDYYEKSGLDKALEGLDFFTVGYGCTICIGNSGPLIEEVSEAINEHDLAVTAVLSGNRNFEGRISPDVKMNYLASPPLVVAYALAGSMNFDFETDPLGKDLEGNDVFLKDIWPSPEEVQQIIDTSISREQFITQYATVFEGDERWKNLPTPTGPVFEWDDESTYVRKPPYFEGMTMELTPVSDIRGARVMATLGDSVTTDHISPAGNIKAGTPAAQYLTEHGVAQKDFNSYGSRRGNHEVMIRGTFANIRLKNELVAAVNDGQIVEGGYTRDFTKEGGPQSFIYDASMNYQAQGTPLVVFGGKEYGSGSSRDWAAKGTSLLGVKAVITESFERIHRSNLIGMGVVPLQFPAGESWKSLGLDGTEVVSIEGLEQLNEGVTPKTVRVTAEPSEFSPEGKQTVVFDAVVRIDTPGEADYYRNGGILQYVLRSLV comes from the coding sequence GTGTCCACGGTTGACAGCTTCGGTGCGAAGAGCACCCTGACGGTCGGCAGCACCGACTACGAGATCTTCCGCATCGACACCGTCGCGGGTTACGAGAAGCTCCCGTTCAGCCTCAAGGTGCTGCTGGAGAACCTGCTGCGCACCGAGGACGGTGCGAACGTGACGGCGGAGCAGATCAGGGCGCTCGGCTCGTGGAACCCCGATGCCGAGCCCGACACCGAGATCCAGTTCACGCCGGCGCGCGTGGTGATGCAGGACTTCACCGGCGTTCCGTGCATCGTCGACCTCGCCACGATGCGCGAGGCCGTGACGGCGCTGGGGGGCGACCCCAACCGCATCAACCCGCTCTCGCCCGCCGAGATGGTCATCGACCACTCCGTCATCGCCGACCTCTTCGGCCGCGAGGACGCCCTCGAGCGCAACGTCGAGATCGAGTACGAGCGCAACGGCGAGCGGTACCAGTTCCTCCGCTGGGGCCAGACCGCGTTCGACGACTTCAAGGTGGTCCCCCCGGGCACCGGCATCGTGCACCAGGTCAACATCGAGCACCTGGCGAAGGTCGTCTACGACCGCGAGGTGAACGGCGTCCTGCGCGCCTACCCCGACACCTGCGTCGGCACCGACTCGCACACCACGATGGTCAACGGCCTCGGCGTGCTCGGCTGGGGCGTCGGCGGCATCGAGGCCGAGGCCGCCATGCTCGGCCAGCCGGTGTCGATGCTCATTCCGCGCGTCGTCGGCTTCAAGCTCACCGGCTCGATCCCCGCCGGGGTCACCGCGACCGACGTCGTCCTCACCATCACCGACATGCTGCGCAAGCACGGCGTGGTCGGGAAGTTCGTGGAGTTCTACGGCGAGGGCGTGGCGTCGGTGCCGCTGGCGAACCGTGCCACCATCGGCAACATGAGCCCCGAGTTCGGCTCGACCGCCGCGATGTTCCCCATCGACGACGTGACGCTGGACTATCTGCGCCTGACCGGGCGCGACGAGGACGCGGTGGCGCTGGTCGAGGCCTACGCGAAGGAGCAGTCGCTCTGGCACGACCCGGCGCGCGAGCTCGTCTTCAGCGAGTACATGGAGCTGGACCTCGGGACGGTCGTCCCGTCGATCGCGGGCCCCAAGCGCCCGCAGGACCGCATCCTGCTCTCCGAGGCCAAGTCGCAGTTCGAGAAGGACATCGTCAACTACGCGACCGCGTCGACCTCTGACGACATCGTCGACCTCGAGTCCAAGCACTCGTTCCCCGCGTCCGACCCCGGAGCCGTGCCCGGCGAGGAGGAGCCCACCACCCGTCCGGTGCACATCAACAGCGGCGCGCCGGCGTCGGCGTCCAAGCCGGTGAAGGTCACCACGCCCGACGGTGAGGCGTACATCCTCGACAACGGCGCCGTCACGCTCGCCGCCATCACGTCGTGCACCAACACCTCCAACCCCTCGGTCATGATCGCGGCGGGGCTGCTGGCCAAGAAGGCGGTCGACAAGGGCCTCAAGCGCAAGCCGTGGGTGAAGACGACGCTCGGCCCCGGCTCCAAGGTCGTCACCGACTACTACGAGAAGTCGGGCCTGGACAAGGCGCTGGAGGGCCTCGACTTCTTCACGGTCGGCTACGGGTGCACGATCTGCATCGGCAACTCGGGCCCGCTCATCGAGGAGGTCTCCGAGGCGATCAACGAGCACGACCTCGCCGTGACGGCCGTGCTCTCGGGCAACCGCAACTTCGAGGGCCGCATCAGCCCCGACGTGAAGATGAACTACCTCGCCTCGCCGCCGCTCGTGGTCGCGTACGCGCTGGCCGGCTCGATGAACTTCGACTTCGAGACCGACCCGCTCGGCAAGGACCTCGAGGGCAACGACGTGTTCCTCAAGGACATCTGGCCGTCGCCGGAGGAGGTCCAGCAGATCATCGACACGTCGATCTCGCGGGAGCAGTTCATCACGCAGTACGCGACGGTGTTCGAGGGGGACGAGCGCTGGAAGAACCTTCCGACCCCCACCGGCCCCGTGTTCGAGTGGGACGACGAGTCGACCTACGTGCGCAAGCCCCCGTACTTCGAGGGGATGACCATGGAGCTGACCCCGGTGTCGGACATCCGCGGGGCACGTGTCATGGCGACCCTCGGCGACTCCGTCACGACCGACCACATCTCGCCCGCGGGCAACATCAAGGCCGGCACCCCCGCCGCGCAATACCTCACCGAGCACGGCGTCGCGCAGAAGGACTTCAACTCCTACGGCTCGCGCCGCGGCAACCATGAGGTCATGATCCGCGGCACGTTCGCGAACATCCGGCTCAAGAACGAGCTCGTCGCCGCCGTCAACGACGGGCAGATCGTCGAGGGCGGGTACACCCGCGACTTCACCAAGGAGGGCGGCCCGCAGTCCTTCATCTACGACGCGAGCATGAACTACCAGGCGCAGGGCACCCCGCTCGTCGTCTTCGGCGGCAAGGAGTACGGCTCGGGCTCGTCCCGCGACTGGGCGGCCAAGGGCACCAGCCTCCTGGGCGTGAAGGCGGTCATCACCGAGAGCTTCGAGCGCATCCACCGCTCGAACCTCATCGGCATGGGCGTCGTGCCGCTGCAGTTCCCCGCCGGCGAGAGCTGGAAGTCGCTGGGCCTGGACGGCACCGAGGTCGTCTCGATCGAGGGCCTGGAGCAGCTGAACGAGGGCGTCACGCCGAAGACCGTGCGCGTCACCGCCGAGCCGAGCGAGTTCTCGCCCGAGGGCAAGCAGACGGTCGTGTTCGACGCGGTCGTCCGCATCGACACGCCCGGTGAGGCCGACTACTACCGCAACGGCGGCATCCTGCAGTACGTGCTGCGTTCGCTGGTCTGA
- a CDS encoding DUF3710 domain-containing protein: MTDPTSDDAPSKVAPQDRAEAGPFDEAEANPVRPYIDLGGIKILPREGLNLRLEVEEQTKRIVAVGLDYAGSTLQVQPFAAPRSAGLWEETREQIRQQIRQQGGRVEERDGPLGPELLAEVPVVAGADGAAGKRLARFVGVDGPRWFLRGVIGGAATSDVEAAAAVEDLFRSIVVVRGGSPMPPRDLIPLRMPATPGTA; encoded by the coding sequence ATGACCGACCCCACTTCCGACGACGCGCCGTCGAAGGTCGCGCCGCAGGACCGCGCGGAGGCGGGTCCCTTCGACGAGGCCGAGGCCAATCCGGTGCGCCCGTACATCGACCTCGGCGGCATCAAGATCCTGCCCCGCGAGGGCCTGAACCTGCGACTCGAGGTCGAGGAGCAGACGAAGCGCATCGTGGCGGTCGGGCTGGACTACGCGGGCTCCACCCTGCAGGTGCAGCCCTTCGCCGCCCCGCGGTCGGCCGGCCTGTGGGAGGAGACGCGCGAGCAGATCCGCCAGCAGATACGACAGCAGGGTGGTCGCGTCGAGGAGCGCGACGGTCCGCTGGGACCGGAGCTGCTCGCGGAGGTGCCCGTCGTGGCCGGGGCCGACGGCGCCGCCGGCAAGCGCCTCGCCCGCTTCGTGGGCGTGGACGGGCCGCGGTGGTTCCTGCGCGGCGTGATCGGCGGCGCAGCGACGTCCGACGTGGAGGCCGCCGCTGCGGTCGAGGACCTGTTCCGGTCCATCGTCGTGGTGCGAGGCGGATCCCCGATGCCGCCGCGCGACCTCATCCCGCTGCGGATGCCGGCCACCCCGGGCACGGCGTGA
- a CDS encoding DUF4193 domain-containing protein, translated as MATDYDAPRKTEDDSESIEALKERVPDKLSGSVDVEDADNPSGFELPGADLSDLELDVVVLPPQEDEFTCSNCFLVKHRSQLDHDTADGPICSECSA; from the coding sequence ATGGCCACCGATTACGACGCCCCCCGCAAGACCGAGGACGACAGCGAGTCGATCGAAGCGCTCAAGGAGCGCGTTCCCGACAAGCTCTCGGGGTCGGTCGATGTGGAGGACGCCGACAACCCGTCGGGCTTCGAGCTGCCCGGTGCCGACCTCTCGGACCTCGAGCTCGACGTCGTCGTTCTCCCGCCTCAGGAAGACGAGTTCACCTGTTCGAACTGCTTCCTCGTCAAGCACCGCTCGCAGCTCGATCACGACACCGCCGACGGTCCTATCTGCTCTGAGTGCTCCGCCTGA
- the sepH gene encoding septation protein SepH, whose translation MEQLKVIGTEDDKLILATESGERFSLDVDDVLRRELRKARRERESEPEVPRPSPREIQAHIRSGLSAREVAELLDARVEDVIRFEGPVLAEREHVVGQALAVPVLVGGDFEGDGQTTFGSAVRAKLAEAGAVGERWTSWKEPAGWIVKLEFISNDIGHDARWGFDPRRSTLSPLNSDAIQLSRQGSLPEGLIPRLRALDSAPAKDDSRFDSGAFGPRRLPDADLESPDLPSPAAPAVQQAAIKRASDPPAATSAETADLLEALRRRRGQREPLPGAEELDAAPRGSAPVALFDALEPGYEEAAPGDEPAASDYQPSSPAVAEAGRRKGRTSMPSWDEIVFGARSEE comes from the coding sequence ATGGAACAGCTCAAGGTGATCGGAACCGAGGACGACAAGCTCATCCTGGCGACCGAGTCCGGCGAGAGATTCTCGCTCGACGTCGACGACGTGCTGCGCAGGGAGCTGCGCAAGGCGCGCCGGGAGCGCGAGAGCGAGCCGGAGGTCCCCCGGCCGAGTCCCCGCGAGATCCAGGCCCACATCCGGTCGGGCCTGTCCGCGCGCGAGGTGGCCGAGCTCCTGGACGCGCGCGTCGAGGACGTCATCCGCTTCGAGGGCCCGGTGCTGGCCGAGCGCGAGCACGTCGTCGGTCAGGCTCTCGCCGTCCCGGTGCTCGTGGGCGGCGACTTCGAAGGCGACGGGCAGACCACCTTCGGCTCGGCCGTGCGGGCGAAGCTCGCCGAGGCGGGCGCCGTCGGAGAGCGATGGACCAGCTGGAAGGAGCCGGCCGGCTGGATCGTCAAGCTGGAGTTCATCTCGAACGACATCGGCCACGACGCGCGCTGGGGGTTCGACCCCCGCCGCTCGACCCTGTCGCCGTTGAACTCCGACGCGATCCAGCTGTCGCGGCAGGGTTCCCTCCCGGAGGGCCTGATCCCGCGTCTGCGTGCGCTGGACAGCGCGCCTGCCAAGGACGACTCCCGATTCGACAGTGGCGCCTTCGGGCCGCGGCGGCTCCCCGACGCCGACCTCGAGTCCCCCGACCTGCCCTCGCCGGCCGCTCCCGCCGTGCAGCAGGCGGCGATCAAGCGCGCGAGCGACCCGCCCGCGGCGACCTCCGCCGAGACGGCCGACCTGCTCGAGGCCCTGCGCCGGCGGCGTGGCCAGCGCGAGCCGCTGCCCGGCGCCGAGGAACTCGACGCCGCCCCCCGCGGCAGCGCGCCGGTCGCACTGTTCGATGCCCTCGAACCGGGTTACGAGGAGGCCGCGCCAGGCGACGAGCCGGCGGCATCCGATTATCAGCCCTCCTCCCCCGCCGTCGCGGAGGCCGGTCGCCGCAAGGGCCGGACCTCGATGCCCTCGTGGGACGAGATCGTGTTCGGCGCCCGTTCCGAAGAGTGA